ATGTCTGCCACtccaggtttggatagtgttctCCTCCGAATATGCTAAGTAGATTTGGAAGAttgtttctggtctcaagtCTGGGCTCATGTTTCTCGGGGGTTGGCTTCCGTTTTCCCTCACTCATGTTGTTCTCTTCTTCCCTTGTTTCCCTTAGTATAAGTGTGTGGTATTAGTCTCTTGGAGTTTTGGTCTAttctatccagagctttgtggttcttcACTGGCATAGGCGTCTTgttgtgcttgtttagtttgtgaggtgcttcttacctcttagctggtggttgtgcttATCATTCGTTATGTATGTCTCTTCCTGCTtcgtggtgattttggccttctgttgattattcttcctctaacCCGCTTTTTTGGTTCTTTGCATTGGTCCTTGATCACGCTCAtttgtgtttgagggattgctttaTCTCAAGATTATCTTTCTACATTTTACTGACATTTGATTGTTCTGGCCAAGACACTCTATGATAAATTGGGGTAAGTTAGTTTTCGTTCTTGATCGCCTTTGAGCTTTGgacctttattgagttagtgttactttggcatttttttctctgtgattatggaggttttatgtttagattatgtGTTCTGCTTTAGTTTGattaatattaagataaatatatagttgtaaatgaaataatagaaaatagtaaaaataataaaatagcgaaagtttatgttatttttagctgTGAATAAActagatatttaaaatacatttatatttttttaattatttctttatttttttttcaatttttgaaccataaaatagattatcaaacttcaaATGATGATGGTTAGTGTGAAAAGGATTAGAAAgtatataattagaaaatagtgaaccaaattgcaataatctaaaagaaaaaggatctaaaatgtaaaaagacaaaaaagggGACATGTGTCAACAAACACCATCTACATATGTCATAACAAGAGAGAAAAGTCTACTTTAAAGATATAGATTATTCAGCGAATAATTGTTCACTATAGATGAGATCTTGCAAATTTACCCTATAAAAActgcaacataaaaaaaaattttaaaaaagaaaataatattttgttaaagaaaaaagaagacaagGTTTGACCCCTTAAAAGACGTCAAGAAGATTTATTAGAATGTGAATTTTTGAACTGGTTAtggtataaattattttgtttgtagGCGTGAAGAAATAACTAAAATGTATGTAGTTTTATGACATAAAAGCTTCCATTAGTAAAAAACTAGGGTAAAATGGTGGAAAGAAAAGTAAAGGAAATTCTGTTTGGATCTATCAGCTTAAATTTTtatgggaaaattgtttttttatagcaaaaaaaatggtaactatgtcctTTTAGACTAATCTCTATTACTTTATGTTctattagactaatttttttcaaaatggcagtaatgcccttaaaattttaatttttttaataaaatatataatgagttCGATCATGCGGGACCGATCGATCCGAATTTAGAAGGTccaacggatcgatcgatcttgatcattatgcagaaCAAAAAACACGGAgtatatactgatcgacctggtccatttcactcgatcggcgaaggtcgatttatttagatcgaccgatctctcaatacagatcgatcgataCCGTGCCCAGGAAAGtatcccaaatcgattttttggttttctttgattatatccggattgattcccacttgatttgaaccgaccaagCATGATGTCAACTCTTTAAAGTCGATTTCTTTGGGATGAAACCCATAATTTCCCATTCACGTACAAAGGGGGAGAAAATCAAAGTCTCACCCAAGTTCATAAACCCTAACTCACTCAATTTCACTCTGATTTGGACGATTCTTCGGCCTAACCCATACGATTTCGTGAGCTTTTTACGAATCTATCACTCTTTAGTTCGTTCTAGAGTTTGAAAATAGAAAGGTAAAAGGTACATTTTTTGAGTTTGTTAGGATGTTTAGGCTTCATTCATGTGTTAAGGTGATGATTAGAGATGATTTTGTACACAACCCATggcttaaatcatatttttggatagatttaggaattttaggttttgttcttaaaaaaaaaatcaaaacacccGAAAATTGGAATTGATACAGTGAGAATGCTAATTCTTTTAGGTTTTGTTGACATTGGTTATTGATAGAGTACTAAGAGACATTATTTAACTGAGCTGtgatatttgttattaataacTATTGTGTTGTATTGTATTCAATTTTTAGGTATGGAGTTGGAGTTGCCTAGTCGTTTATACGGTGAGGGGTTGGAACCTCAGGTTAAGAAGATTAATAACAGTTGCCGACTAAAACTTTTCGAGTTGCTGAAGGAAAAAATGGAGCCAGAATTCGATGAAGTTATGAAAGATCCCATTTTTTGCATATTATGGTTATCCGAAAGAATGATCTGAAGTTTTCGGCGAGGTTGGTACACTCTTTCTTGTGTAAGGAGTTGATGACAAGCAAGAGACATGAGAAGTGGTTCACTTTCGCTAGGAGGCCTCTGCGTTTTGGATTGCAAGAGTATCATGCTTTCACTGGTCTGAAAGTGAAGCGAGAGAAGAACAGTGGGTTAGTGACATGGAAAGATGATGATGGTTTTTGGAGCAAGCAGATAAAGACAAATGGAAAAAATAAACTTGCAGATCATAAAAAAGAAGCATTTGGAAGAGAGCAATACTGGACTTGGGGTGATAGGGTGAGACTGATATATCTTTGCGTTATTATGGGTGTGGTGATGGGGAAGGATGAGAAGGTGAATATCCCGCATCTGTACATGAAGTTGGCGatggatttggagaagcttcGGAATTACCCATGGGGTATGTACTCGTTTGATTTCATTCTGAAGCAGATTGATAAAACAAGGCATAAATTGGAGCAGAAGTAGGGGTATCTGATGGAAGGATTCTTGTTTGGTTTCCAGATTTGGATAATGGAAGCTGTTCCTGCTTTAGGAGAGATTTGTGGCACAAAATTCAGCAAAAATTTTACAGGTCCTCTGTGTGGTAATTGGAGAGGATGTGCAAAATGTTCTTATGAAGATATCATTGGCGTTGAAAACTTATTCCCAGAAAAGGTatgcatatatttttctaataaaaatgtttattgTCTTGTTCACTTTACTAATGATTTGATTGTTTTTAGGGGATTTTGCATTCATTCATGGAATCCCACATAGATGGAGTGGTCCTTTTGGCAACTGATTTTGTACAGAAGgatgagaagaaagatgaaagaGTGGATCGCATTTTGGATATGATCAATAGAAAACATGATTGGGAAAATCATGTTTGGGGAGTAAAACAAGCTACGAGCTCTGAATTTGAGGAAGCTACGAGCTCCGAATTTGAGGTAGCTGGCGAAGAAAAATGAGAAGATCAAGCAGCTGATACTGAGAGGGGTGAGAAGAGTCATGTTGCAGAGAATGTTGATGGCACAGCTGATGTTTCGTGAAGAAACAAGAGAAAACATGCGGACCGAGGAACAGAGTCAAGGAAGAAGAATGTCTTGTGCCAGCTAGCTGCTTCATCAAAAGGGAATATTgacacaaatatgaaaaaattctTGGAGGGTCTGGTACAAGCTTCTTTTACTACTTTTAGGGAGCAATTCTGTCAGCAGTTCTCGGACAGGTTGGAGAAGATTGAGACTGAGGTTACACAACTCAGGACAGCTTCGGAGAGAACTGAGCAGTTTGAGACAGTTGTAACCGACAAGTTGGGGAAAATTGAGGCTGAGGTTACACAGCTCAGGACAACTTTAGTGGTGACTGAATTGGTGGGAAAGAGTGATCAAGCAAGCGGTCCTAGCATGACCAAAGTCAACACTGGTCCTAGCATGACCGATTAGActacagatcgatcgatcccgacgGATCGGACATCACAGTTTGTTAAAGGGATCGATTAACTCAGATCTTCTAACCAAGTTAATACATCATGAAAATTAAACAAAGTTCTCCCAAACTGAAACAAAGTTACTAAAATTCAAGCAAATATAGTCTGAAAGACTGAAACAAAGTTGTCACAAACTGAAACAAAGTTACTAGAAATCAAGCAAATGAAGTCTGAAAAACTTTCACTAAATTGTGAAGAACACAACAAACAAATTGACTATATTGGCATCTTGCAAGTTGCTCTATTATTACCACCAAAACCGCATCTACTGCACTTGCGAAGCTGACCCCCCTGTGATCCTTGTGATGATCGGATTTTGTCTTCAACAGTTTCATATCTGCGTTTTCTATTTCTTCCAAGAGATCTTCTTGTCTCAGAAGGTAGCACTTCAGAATTTTCCACAACTTGTGGGACGGACCATTCATCTTCGTGAACTGAAATGGGATTTATGCTTTCTTGATAAGCTTCTCTCCAAGCTCCCGTGGTATACAAAAAATCAGTCAATGTATATGGTTCTCTACCAACAAAGAAACCGGCTTTTATTGCATGTCTACAAGGGATCTTCAAGAGGTCGTACTTCCCACAAGAACAAGTCTGTTTGTCCAAATCAACAAAGCAGTCAATTGTATCGCCTTTAACAAGCAGTTGGCTATCGGTTACAGGGTAAACTCCgaaagttttctccttttcgATTCTCCTATCGATCTTTTCCTCCACATCTATGGTCAAACGATGGGTGTGCTTTGAAATCAACTTCTTACGCTTAAAAAACCAGCGTGTCAGCATTTCTCTAATACTGTCCAACAAAGGAATTACGGGAAACTCTCTCGGCGAACGTAACACATAATTTATCGACTCTGCATGATTGTTTGTCCTAGTGTCATACATGTATCCATGAAATTGACATCTAGCCCACTTTTTGACATCCGCTTCCATAAGATAATTTCCAATTGCTGTACTGATATTGCAAAAATGAGCAATCGTCTTCTTGAAATCAACCACTATATAAGCCTTCGAAGCCTTAGAAATCCACCCAGCTAATCCCTTCCCCTCGAAATATGATAtcacattattcaacaaatgatgaatacaaatacCATATCTCGATAGCGGATACACTTTCTCCAGTGCCTTCGCTTATTGACACTTGTCTATCCGAAATAAAAGCCAAACCATTATCATCAGCAACAACAACTTTTAATTGTCtcataaaccattcccaagactGTTCATTCTCAGAATCTACTATCCCAAATGCAATaggatataaatttgaatttccaTCTATAGCAGTTGCAACCAGTAGCACCCCTTTGAATTTACTCTTCAAGAATGTTCCATCGACAACAATGACACGCCTCATGACTTTGCTAAAGCCTCTGATCGATTGACCAAACACTataaacaaatatcaaaatctaCCACTGACGTTAGTCTCATAAGAGGAATGTGTACCCGGATTGGCCTCTCGCAGCATGTGCAAGTATTTTGGTATTTTCCCATAACTTTCCTCTGGAATACCTCTAACAGCGTTGACTGCATATTCACGGGAATCCCATGCTAAAGAATCAGAGATCTCACATCCATAATCACTACGCATAATCTGAACAATATCTTTCGCTTTAGGCCCTTCCTTGATACCTTCATATTTATGCATGATCAGACCGCCTATCGTTTTCGCTGAAGCTGTCTTTCCGGCACTGGTTTTGCTTGAAGGTGCGCAGGAATGTACACCGACATActtcttaataataaaatatgtggaGCCTTTCAAACACTCTGCTCGAGCACCCCAAAAGCACACCTTATCAGCACATCTAATACACCAAACTGATTTATTGGAGTTGGTAACTGTGTAGTGAAAGTTATGCTTCATTGCACATAACTCAAACCTCGCTTTCAAAACTGTTTTGTTGAGGAAAAGATCTCCCGTCTTAACCAATTCGACCACCAGACTCTTTGCCGATTTTTCTCTGCTTTCTTTTTCAGAGTTGATGTTGTCAGCATCATAATCATCTCCATCAACCTCGTCTTGCTTcatctttcctttcttcttctcgttatgcttgtcagcatcataatcatctccatcaacttcactttgcttcatcttccctttcttcttcttgttattCTTAGCCCCCTTAACAATACTTGAAGTGGCCCCAATGTCACAAGGATTTCGCTCGTACTCTTCACTAGTACTTGCATCAGTTGGCATCTTATTAAGATCAATGTCGACCTTATTTGGATTTCCTTGCTTTGCTTTATATCTAACACACAATTGAGTTGACTGATGCTTCTtacaaaaccctagaaaattttgaacttgCCGTGAGTTTCCAATGATCACCGGTGGACATTCTGATGAATTGATCAACCCAATAGGAAGGTAACTCAACTCCAAATCGGCATCCGTTTCTTCAAAACTGAAATCCTCTATAACGTTTTTCTGTAACTGTTCCAGAGAGGACTTCAATTCCAAAGCAAGTAACCTTCCccctttatttttatcaatattaAAACTCCAACATGAAGATACAACCAATTCCCAAACACCACATGAAGCATAGACATGAATCATGGTAGAAATAATGTgatctttttcgttttttttaaatcgatttttttacaaaatataaaagtgaatattcccaaatattttgtttccatatttttaggaactgatttcttatccgtagaatacaactaatctgttgaaatcagtttctacagttttttagaattatagtgatgtgtagattttgatttctacatgttttagatttatagtaaatctgtagaagtcggtttctacgtgttttagatctatattaatgtgtagattttgatttctaaagattttagaatagtaggttaagcgcggaatgtgtattctaaatatttttagaatactcctatttacgtagatcacatattctaaacattgtagattcaatgaaaagtggatttcgttttctacttcgtagaatgtcatttctactttatttagaacataatctgaaatttatgatttcaactttttttataagtggaaaaaataccactaagttcatataggtattttatcaaaagttactatttttctaattttttttgtttgtaaaactatttactaaatttattttcaaatatattaaaggGTGTTATAGGaaaaaatgacacaaaatagagattagtctaaagagacatagttatcatttttttgctctaaaaaaacaattttcccaatttttatttctgttttatgaataagaaaaaaatcagcTGAAAGAAACAAATCAATTGACAAAAGATGAATGATTCTATTGGGATATTAGATCTGTagtaaaaagataaatagaGATAGAAACCAAGTGGTTTTGGCTTAGTGTTAAATAGATTCTAGTTTGAGCTTCTGCACTGGGTTCGATTCCCGTTGGCCGTACATAGACGCCTTAAGTGACAAAAAAACCCTGATTTCTATGGATCTTTTGGTGATTAGTCGTTGAATCTAGAAAGTCTTTAGGATCACAtcaagattataaaaaaaaaaaaataggaaaaaaagagaggaggCAGAGGGGAGATGCGGTCAGTTGgtgaatatagttttttttttgttatagaaTCAAAATTCCTTGTCCTATTTTGTTTACCagtgaaagcaaaaaaaaaatggagaatcGTAATTCAATACCAGGAAAATACATTTATAGCATACCAAATTGATCCCCGGCAATCTATAAACCTTACCATTTCGACTCAAAAATTTACaacttttgtaattttattatagCAACCAACATCACAATGCCGAACAATTTCAGTTCATAAAATCAGCTCAAGTTCATAATAATCAGCATTGTTATAGCTTAAATCTTCTTACATATTCCTAAAGCTAGGTAGCTTtttcaagtttaattagtttAACGTCTAATCGttattgttatatataatatgtatatgatTGAATGCTATGTTTGTGTAGTACGttcgtaaaa
This Brassica napus cultivar Da-Ae chromosome C6, Da-Ae, whole genome shotgun sequence DNA region includes the following protein-coding sequences:
- the LOC106393193 gene encoding uncharacterized protein LOC106393193, which produces MKQDEVDGDDYDADNINSEKESREKSAKSLVVELVKTGDLFLNKTVLKARFELCAMKHNFHYTVTNSNKSVWCIRCADKVCFWGARAECLKGSTYFIIKKYVGVHSCAPSSKTSAGKTASAKTIGGLIMHKYEGIKEGPKAKDIVQIMRSDYGCEISDSLAWDSREYAVNAVRGIPEESYGKIPKYLHMLREANPVFGQSIRGFSKVMRRVIVVDGTFLKSKFKGVLLVATAIDGNSNLYPIAFGIVDSENEQSWEWFMRQLKVVVADDNGLAFISDRQVSISEGTGESVSAIEICTAIGNYLMEADVKKWARCQFHGYMYDTRTNNHAESINYVLRSPREFPVIPLLDSIREMLTRWFFKRKKLISKHTHRLTIDVEEKIDRRIEKEKTFGVYPVTDSQLLVKGDTIDCFVDLDKQTCSCGKYDLLKIPCRHAIKAGFFVGREPYTLTDFLYTTGAWREAYQESINPISVHEDEWSVPQVVENSEVLPSETRRSLGRNRKRRYETVEDKIRSSQGSQGGQLRKCSRCGFGGNNRATCKMPI
- the LOC125588521 gene encoding uncharacterized protein LOC125588521, which gives rise to MEAVPALGEICGTKFSKNFTGPLCGNWRGCAKCSYEDIIGVENLFPEKGILHSFMESHIDGVVLLATDFVQKDEKKDERVDRILDMINRKHDWENHVWGVKQATSSEFEEATSSEFERKHADRGTESRKKNVLCQLAASSKGNIDTNMKKFLEGLVQASFTTFREQFCQQFSDRLEKIETEVTQLRTASERTEQFETVVTDKLGKIEAEVTQLRTTLVVTELVGKSDQASGPSMTKVNTGPSMTD